The genome window GACCCCTTTGCCTGCGACCGCAATGGCATTATAGGTGCAAAAACTGCTGCAGGCGCCGCAGCCTGTGCATTTTTCGGCGTCAATGTTCGGCACCGGTATAGTTACGTCTGTCCGGGATTTCAGCCCGGGTTTCAGAAAGAATGCACTGTTGGGTTCTTCGACGTCGCTATCGATCAGGCAAACTGGAGAGTCAAAAGCCTGAGCCAGCGCAACAGATACGGTGGTTTTGCCGGTGCCGCCTTTCCCGGATGCTACTGCAATTTTCATTGTTTCGCTTTCTCCATCAGAACGTGTGTTCCAAGCGGCTGTCCGGAGGCGTTGGCCACCATGGGACATTTTACCTTAAAGAGGAAAAAGATCTGCCGTGGATTTTCGTTGAGGGTTTCGAAATTTCCCTGGCCCTTTGAGATAACCAGATCGGCAGAGTTGAAAAGGGCGCGGAACTTATCATTGCACTGTTCCAGATCGGTTCCCGGAACATCGTTACCGTTTCCAATGATTGGAACCAGGTCGTGAAGACCCGCAAGGCGGGCATCTTCTTCGAGGGCATCGTTGAGGATCGGCGCGCCGCGGACCGCCAGCGTTACGCGTTCCGGACCGAGCTGTTCAATCAGCAGCCGGTCAAAAACAATCTCTCCGGCGTTGTCTCCGAGATAGAGAATGGATTCTGCGTTTTCGACAGCGGTGCGGAATGCGTCAAGGTCGCCTTCGAGCGGCTCTTCGGACGCATGTTCGACAGCGCTGAGCACTTCGTTTTCGCTCAGTCCGTTTTTTGCGCCGAGGTCGATGATGTTGCCGGCAATGGCGAAGTGTGCGGCGCTGGTCAGCGGATCGTCTGATGTTGAAACATCGGCTCGGAGCTTTGGGAGCAAATGCAGCGCCAGTTCGTTATGGGCTTTTTTCTGATCCCGGTAGAGATCGTTTATGCCGGTTTTTGTTTTCAGCTTTTTATGCAGCCTTTGTGCGATAACCGGCGGAGTGTTGTTCCAGTTTTCGTTGGCCAGGTCCTGAAGGGATTCCCGAAGAATTTCTTCGTGAACCGCCGGGTCTTCAGAGATCAGGCGGCCGGCATCCAGGATCTGGCGGACAAAACAGGGAAGACAGTCGAGACAGGTTTTCATGCCCAGTGTCCTTCGACATCGGCGCCGGAAGCGGCGGTCAGCTGACCGTTTTTGAAGAGATCGAGTGCGTCCTGAATGGTGGCGGCTTCGGTGTTGTAGACGGCAATGTTCGATGCACTGAGAATTCGGAACGCTTTGGGGCCGCAGTGGCCGGTGATGACGGCTTTGGCTCCGGTTGATGCAACGTTCTGAGCGGCCTGGATTCCGGCGCCCTGTGCGGCATTCAGATTCTGTTCGTTCGGTTCATAAGCCGTTTCTCCGGTTTCTGTGTCGAGCACGAGAAAGCCGGGCGCGCGCCCGAAACGGCGGTCGAGGGCGGCGGACAGGGTCGGTTCTGCTGCGGTAAATGCAATTTTCATTCGGCCAGTTCCTCCAGAAGACCTGCTGCCAGACTGACGCAGGCAGAGCAGGGCATGATGCGGTTTCTTCGAATATCCCGGCAGGCTGCATACCCGCCGGCCTTTTCTTTAAATCGTTCGGTCAGTTGTTCTCTGCGGGGTTCGCCAACCAGTTCGCGGGCGGCATGCAGTGCGCCGCAAAGCCCTTCGGGGGCCCGTCCGTTCCCTGCTGTGGCGAAGACTTCCGCGTGGATTGATGCGGGATCTTTTCGCTCTTTCCACGCCAGAGCAACAGACTGTGCACAGTTGCTCTGGCGTGTTTGGAAGTATTCCGAGGCTGTCTCTTGCATTATGGCTCTCCGAGTGCTTCAATTTGCTGTTGAATTTGAGCCATTTGCGCTTTGAGCGCGTCGATCTGAGCCTCTTTGTCCATCGGTTGGGCGGGAGCCTGCGGTGCGTTCCACCATCCGGCAAAGCACCGGTTGCGGAATCCGAAGCCCATGCCGCGGCCCATACCACGACCCATTCCGCGGCCGAAGCCGCCACCCATTGCGTATCCGGGTGCGTTGTTGCCGGCACAGATTCCCATGCCGCGTCCGGTCATCGGGCCTGCGCCCGCCGGTCCTGTTCTGTCTCCTCCTGGCATTTTATTGTCCTCCTTCGGATAGTTCTTCAATGCCGATGGCTTTGCCCAGCACAAGGGCTTCCGCCACCTTCTTATGTGCCCGTTTCAGAATCAGTCCGAGCGTCTGGCGGGAAACTCCCATTTGCGCTGCGGCCTGTTCCTGATACATGCCTTCGAGATCGGTCAGGCGGATTGCCTCCAGTTCGTCGGCAGCCAGTTCGACCGTTTCCAGCTCACGCATCGGAATGCCGCGCGGCTTAAAATAGGTTGAGCCGGCCCGGCATCGGATGTGTCGTTGTATTTGAGGTCTAGGCATGCCAGATAAATGGCATATGCCAAAAACAGTGTCCAATGGTTTTTGTGATTTTTTTGGTCAGGCGGTTTTGTTTTCCGGGGGCGTCCAGAACGGTCTGCTGTTTTTGAGACATCCGTTGAGGATGGAGGGGACGGTCATCAAAAACGTCGGGCCAGATCGTTATCGGGCGTGCGGTGCTGTGTTACGACTGAAGAAAGTCCCTGTATTTCATGTCTTCGACCAGAATATGATCGGACCACCAGTCGTGAAGGTAGCGGAGCAGTTCTTCCGGAACGTCGTGGAAGCCGAGCATGGTGTGTTTGCAAAGGTCGACGATTTTTTTACGGTAAGCAAGATGTTCTTTTTTATGAGCTTTCAGGTCGGGATATTCTACTGTTTTGAGCAGGTTTTCCTCGGTTCGGAAATGGATCTGAGCATACTGGGTCATATTGTGCAGGATGTCTGATACGGTTTCAGAGGAGGTGGTTACGTCTGGAGTGCCCGTCAGTCTGTTCAGCATCTCAATGAGTTGTCGGTGCTGACGGTCGATTTCCGGATGGCCGATGTTAAATTTGTCTGTCCAATTGATCTTTTCCATGATGTCGCCTTGCGGGAATAAATTAGTAAAATAATAAATTTATCCTGAAATCAGGGGAGAAGGAAACCTATAATGGGCTTTCAATCTACGGAAATTTCCGGTTCACTCTCCGCCCCTATGAGAAAAGAAAACAGCAGAGTTGTCGCCGCACGCATTATTGCCCGCTGGATGGAGAAGGGGGAATTTCCTGATCGTCAGCTGGCGGATGTGAAACAGGATCGCGGTTTTATTACGGAACTGGTTTACGGCGTGGTGCGCCGCAAGCTGACGCTGGAGTATATCGAGCAGAAGTTTGTGCACCGCCGTCCGGAAAACCTGATTCTGGCCGCCTTGCACGTCGGAGTCTATCAGCTCTGTTTCATGGATAACGTCGAAGAGTTCGCTGCCATCAACGAGAGCGTCGGCGTAATCAAGGCCAGTCGCCATCGCGATGCCGCCCGTGCGGCGGGGATGGTGAATGCGGTTCTGCGCAATGTGCAGGATGAAAAAGAGGCGATTCTGAAAAACCTCGAACGGCAGGACGACGACATCCGCACCTCGCACCCGGAGCCTCTGGTGTATCGCTGGCGCAAGCAGTACGGCGAACGCGACACCCGCCGTTTGTGCGAATGGAACAACATTCCGCCGGAAACGATCATTCGCGTGGAAACCACCAAAGTCACTCCCTCCAATTTCATGAAAGAGCTGGAACTGGCCGGAATCGACGCAAAACCGCATCCTTTCCAATGTTTGGAAACATTTATTACGCTGCCGCGCGGTGTGCCGGTGTTTAAAGTGCCGGGCTACGACCAAGGCTGGTTCACCGTGCAGGACCCGGCCACTTCAGCATCCGTTGAACTGCTCGACCCGATGCCCGGCGAGAGTATTCTGGATGCCTGCGCCGCTCCCGGCGGGAAAACCGCTATGATCGCCGGAATGATGGAAGGAGAGGGTGAGCTGGTTGCCATGGATGTGCATGATGACCGCCTTGAGACCCTGCGCGATACCGTTAAACGCACCGGATGGAATTTCATTGAAATCGTCAAAGGCGATGCGGGACGGGGATTCCCAGCGTCTGGAAAAACCTTTGATGCAGTTCTGCTCGATGTTCCCTGCATGAATACCGGCGTGCTGCGCCGCCGGGCCGATGCGCGCTGGCGCTTTACCCGCGACCGCATTGAAATGCTCAAGAAGACTCAGTGGAAAATTCTTACTGCAATGTCGAAGTCAGTGAAGCCGGGCGGACGGCTGGTTTACAGCACCTGTTCCCTGGAGCAGGAGGAAAACGAGGAGCTGGTCAGCCGCTGGGTGCGGGAAAATAAAGACTGGCGACTGGCAAAGGCCAAACGTTTGTTTCCTCCGAAATCCGGCACCGACGGCGCATATGCGGCGCTGCTGGTTCGGGCGCGGGACTGAAATTCAGCGGGTCTGTTCTTGTCTGGTTTTGTTGAGGAATGGTAGCTTGCGCGTTCAATATTTCAGGTTGTTTCGGCAACCAGTAAACGGGCAGTTTTATCATGCAAAAAGTAGTTTCTGTTTTCTGTTTCATGGCATTGATCGTTTTCCCCGTGATGGGCAATACGGTGCTGGTTTTGTCGAATGGCGACCGACTGAAAGGCGCGGCGGTTCACGAAAAAAACGGTGTGATTCATTTTACCTCTGATGTTCTGGGGAAAATGACGCTTCAGAAAAGCCAGGTGAAGGAAATCATCCCCCCGCCGCCGGCAAAAACTCATGCCGCGCAAACGCCCGCCGCTGCTCCCGTCAAACTGGTGGCGGTTCCTGCGGTAAAAGCCGTGGCAAAGCAGGCGGCTCCCAAAAAGGAGGCTGCGAAAGCCGCGCCGAAGCCGAAAAAATACTGGTCCGGCAATATCGGTGTTTCTGTGAATACACACCATGCAGAATATCAGCAGCGGGCAGGATCCAACCTGAAACGTTACGAAAAAGACACCGACTACCTTCGGCTGACCACCAAGGTGAAATGGGACAGAGGCCGGCATCATCTGGAGTGGAACGGCAGTTACGTGTATTCCGAGGTTAATGAAAATAAGAATAATGATCTGTATCGCTGGAGTCAGCGGTATCGTTGTGATCTGACGGACGAATGGTTCGGGCAGTCGGAAACCTCATACGAACATAACTATTTGCGAATTCTCTCCAAAGAAGTGCAGCAGTTCAGCGGGCTCGGTTGGCGTCCGGTTAAGCAGCCGCTGCTGACGCTGGATGTTGTGCCGGGAGTCAATTACTATTACCGCGATCAGGCAGACGAGCAGACAGAGGGGGTCTCTCCCGGATTCCAGCAGAACCTGACCTCAAAACTGAGTCAGGACCTGACTCTTTTTCAGGGATTTACTTATACGGGATATCCCGACCAGTATTACTACAAATTTAATGCCGGACTGAATAATCGTCTCATCAAAAACTTGTCGCTGAGGCTGGAGTATAAATATGAGATGGATGCGAATGTGGAGGACGGCGCCGACCCGTTCAAGCAGCGACAGTTGATCAGCAGTATTCAGTATCGGTTCTAACGACCTTTTCGGGGCGTGAAACCCGCACCTTTTCTCTTTGCGCTGCTGTGGCTTATATCTATACTGCGCAACTATGAAGGCCTTGGATGTCAACCTCAGGAATGAAGCCGTTCGCTGGCAGGAAAAACTGTTCCGGCGTTCGCTTCGGCGTCAAACCCGGCTTTGCAAACTCCGGCAGTTGCTCGGCACAACCGCGAATCAGGACTGTCTGGAAATCACTGCCGGGGACGGAGTGATTTCTCAGCAGCTGCGCCTCGACGGCGGGAACTGGAAAACCATGGTCACCGACTCCGCTGCGCGGGACGCCATGCAGTTTTTTGTAGAACACCCGATCAGCGTCTTTGAGGACAATACCATTGATCTGCCCGATCACAGTTTTGACGCGGTGGTGATTGTCGATGCTTTGGAACGGGTGCTTGCTGATCGTGCACTGATTCGGGAATGTCACCGGGTGCTGCGGCCCGACGGACGGCTGGTGATTACTGCACAGCGCAAACTGCATTTCTGCCTGGGAAGCTGTCCGATCCGGGCCTTGCTGGGACTTTCATGGCGGCGCAAAGGGATGGCCCGCCCCGGCTACACAACGCGTGAGTTTTTTGATGTGCTCAAGGACGGATTTGACGTGCCGGAAACCATCACTTATTCCACCTGCTGTGTGGAAGGCCTCGGACTGTTTTGCGAAGCCGCCGCCAATAAACTGGCCGGCGGTCCCTACAATATGCCATCGGTCGACACAGACACGGAGCAGTTTTATCACTACACCAAACTGTACACGTTCGGCACGGTGGTCTATCCGCTGATGTGGCTGTTTTCAAAAATCGAAAAAGCAATGGGCTGTATCCTGCCCGGCCACAACATGGCCGCCAAAACCAAACGTCGCGTCTGGCGGGAACGCCGCACTCCGCAGCTGATCGACGGCCGCTCTATCGCCGAAGCCGCCCTCAACACCAAAATCGGTACTGCCGCACCGTTTTAGGATTGGAATGCTGGCGTGATGGATTAATGGAATTGATCCGCGATCGGTGGTCGTGGATTGGGAGAATGCGATGAACAGTCATGAAGTGGATTACGAAATTCTGGGCGACGACCTTCAGGTGGTGGAGGTGGAACTGGATCCCGGCGAAACGGTGATTGCCGAAGCCGGAGCCATGAACTACATGGAAGAGGGTATCGCCTTCGAAGCAAAAATGGGTGACGGCTCCAATCCGAATGAGGGATTCATGGGCAAGCTGATGAGTGTCGGCAAGCGGGCGCTGACCGGCGAGTCCATTTTTATGACCCACTTCACCAACATTGGTTCCGGCAAAAAACGGGTTTCGTTTTCGGCTCCCTATCCCGGCAAAATTCAGGCGCTGGACCTGTCACAGATTGGAGGACGGTTTATCTGCCAGAAAGATGCGTTCCTGTGTGCCGCCAAAGGAACGAACGTCAGCATTGCCTTTACCCAGCGCATGGGGGCGGGATTTTTCGGCGGCGAGGGCTTTATTCTCCAGAAACTGGAAGGCGACGGCATGGCCTTTGTTCATGCCGGTGGAACGATCGTCAGAAAAGAGCTGGCCGGAGAGTCGCTCAAGGTCGATACCGGCTGCATTGTCGGGTTCAGCGGAAACATCGACTATTCCATCGAACGCGCAGGCAGCCTGAAGTCCATGTTCTTCGGTGGCGAAGGGCTGTTCCTTGCCACGCTGCGCGGAACCGGAACCGTTTATCTGCAGAGCCTGCCGTTCTCCCGTCTGTGCGACCGCATTCTCGCGCACGCTCCCGTTCAGAACAACGGCCGGCGACAGGGCGAAGGCTCCGTGCTCGGTGTTGTCGGCGACCTGATTGGTGGGCGATAATTGAAACGGTACCAGCTGAATTCAGAAAGCGCTGTCCCCTTATCAGATCATGAGTGAAACGATTGGCAAATGTCTCGGAATTCCGATCCGCATTCACGACGACCGGAAGATCGTCTGTTGCGACGATCTGGAATTTCCCTGCGGTTGGAAAGAGGGCGACGGGTACTTTCTGGTGCGCCTTTACGAGGGGGTGATCTGTGTGGGCTGGGTCAACGGAAACCACGAGATGAATATCGAATTCCGCGGCAGCGACCCCGATAACCTCATTCGCGAAGTGACCCGGCAGGACTTTGTCGATAAACCCCATGCCGCTTACATCGCTGCCGAAATCATGCTTGCCTATCGCTGTCTGGTTGATGGCTCAGAATATGTCCAGCGGTAGGGTACAGGGTTCCAATGTTTGGAAATTCACCGTTGTCTGCTGAAAAAAAAGAAGGCGCCCCGCAATCAGCGGGGCAGCCCTGATTATTGGTTGAGCAGAACGAGTGCGCGGTCGTTGTCGTCCGTAGAGAGCACGGCCAGACAGGTTTCGTCCGAGACCGGAGCGCTGGCGTAGAGATACTGAATGTTCACTCCGCCGTTGCCGATCTTTTCGCAAACCCTGCTCAACATGCCTGGGGAGTGTTCCATGGACACTTCCACAGAGTTGACTTCTTCCGGGGCATAGTTATGCGCGCGCAGCGCATCGACTGCCCGGAGATTATCATCGGTTACCAGCCGGACAACCCCCTTGTTTCCGTCCTCCACCCAAGCTGCCGCCGCCCGAATATTCACGCCTTTATCGGCAACAATCCGGGTGAGCTGCGCCAGAATGCCGATATCGTTGAATACGCGGACGGACACCTCCTTGCAGTGTTTTGCGGTGATCATGCTTCCTCACCTCCCCTTCGGTTACAATTGTCTTCCTGAGGGGCCGGTTTGTCCAGTCTTGAAATGTCTGTTATGTGCAGAATTCAGGTGCGGGGCGGTCAAATAACGTGATTTTTATGCTGACCCGTTCCCTGGCGGGATTACAATCCCAATAGAGGGGAGGGAGAGCTATGAAAACATTGGTTTTAGTTCGACATGGCAAGGCTGCCCACCGTCACGGTGGCGAAGATATAGACCGTCCACTTACTCATCGGGGCCGGGCGGATTCTGAGCAGATGGCGGAAAAATTCCATGAACTCGGTGTGCAGGTTCATGCCGTTCTCAGCAGTCCGGCGCTGCGCGCAGAAACCACCGCGAAATGTTTTGCCGACTGGGCGGTGCTTCCGGTTGGACTCGACGAACGTCTCTACGATGCCGGAGTGCCGGATCTGCTGGATGTCGTGCAGGGCGCCGAGGATTTCCAGGAAACCATCCTTCTGGTCGGGCATAACCCCGGCATCAGCGAGTTCCTGCGGGTGCTGCTGGATCGTCATCATGGCGACATGCCGGCCGCCTCCGTGGCAGTCATCAACTTCGATGTTCCCGAATGGGTGGATGTCGTCGCCGGCAGCGGAGACCTGGAATGGTTTATGGATCCCAAAATACTCGAAGCGGAAAACGAAACCGCCTGAGGGGCTGAGAGTCGACAGAGGAACAGAGGCGCAACAGCATTTCTATGCCTTTTTGTTTCGAATGAGTTTCCAATGTCTTTTGAATCAGAATTCAAAAGCCCCTTCGTCAGTCAAACGCATTGGCGACTGCGGGACAGGTGATGCGCCCGTCGCGCATATTGAGCGCCGCCGCACGGCCGGGGCCCTTTGCCAGAAATCCGTCGAGGCCGAGTCCGGCCAGCTCCCGGCACCAGGCGAGCGTTGCGTTGCACAGCGCGTGGCTGCTGGTGCGGCCGACGGCACCGGGCATGTTGGTGACGCAGTAATGCACCACATTGTCGACAATGTAGACCGGTTTGCTGTGTGTGGTCGGTTTGCTGGTTTCACAGCATCCTCCCTGATCGATGCAGACATCGACAATGGCTGCGCCCCGTTCCATTTTTTTTACCAGTGAACGAGGAACCAGCGACGGCGCCTTGGCGCCGGGAATCAGAACCGCCCCGATGATAAGGTCAGCCTCAAGGGCGTACTGTTCAATGGCATGCGGTTCGCAGTAAATGGTTGTTACATTCGGCGGCATGATTTCGTCGAGTCGCCGCAGTCGATCGAGGTTGATGTCCATAATCGTCACATTGGCTCCGAGGCCGGCCGCCACATGCGCGGCGTTGCTGCCGACCACACCTCCGCCGAGGACCAGCACGTTCGCCGGAGCCACCCCGGCCACCCCGCCGAGCAGGATGCCGCGCCCCATCACCGGCCGTTCCAGACACTTGGCTCCTTCCTGAACTGACATTTTTCCCGCCACCTCGCTCATCGGCGTCAGCAGCGGCAGTCCGCCGTGGTCATCCGTCAGCGTTTCATAGGCGACTGCGGAAATGCCGCGGTCCAGGCATTGGAATGTCAACTCGCGCGAACTGGCGAAGTGGAAATAGCAGAAGACGATTTGGTTGCGGCGCAGCAGGGCGATTTCTTCGGGCTGCGGCTCCTTTACTTTCACGACCATGTCTGCCCGGTCGTAAATGTCGGCGGCAGTATCGACAATCTGTGCGCCGGCCTGCTGGTATTCGTTGTTGGTAAAACCGCTTCCGAGCCCGGTATCCTTTTCGATCAGAACCGTGTGCCCGTCC of Tichowtungia aerotolerans contains these proteins:
- a CDS encoding damage-control phosphatase ARMT1 family protein, producing the protein MKTCLDCLPCFVRQILDAGRLISEDPAVHEEILRESLQDLANENWNNTPPVIAQRLHKKLKTKTGINDLYRDQKKAHNELALHLLPKLRADVSTSDDPLTSAAHFAIAGNIIDLGAKNGLSENEVLSAVEHASEEPLEGDLDAFRTAVENAESILYLGDNAGEIVFDRLLIEQLGPERVTLAVRGAPILNDALEEDARLAGLHDLVPIIGNGNDVPGTDLEQCNDKFRALFNSADLVISKGQGNFETLNENPRQIFFLFKVKCPMVANASGQPLGTHVLMEKAKQ
- a CDS encoding NifB/NifX family molybdenum-iron cluster-binding protein, with the translated sequence MKIAFTAAEPTLSAALDRRFGRAPGFLVLDTETGETAYEPNEQNLNAAQGAGIQAAQNVASTGAKAVITGHCGPKAFRILSASNIAVYNTEAATIQDALDLFKNGQLTAASGADVEGHWA
- a CDS encoding DUF5320 domain-containing protein — its product is MPGGDRTGPAGAGPMTGRGMGICAGNNAPGYAMGGGFGRGMGRGMGRGMGFGFRNRCFAGWWNAPQAPAQPMDKEAQIDALKAQMAQIQQQIEALGEP
- a CDS encoding DUF134 domain-containing protein, coding for MPRPQIQRHIRCRAGSTYFKPRGIPMRELETVELAADELEAIRLTDLEGMYQEQAAAQMGVSRQTLGLILKRAHKKVAEALVLGKAIGIEELSEGGQ
- a CDS encoding bacteriohemerythrin, whose translation is MEKINWTDKFNIGHPEIDRQHRQLIEMLNRLTGTPDVTTSSETVSDILHNMTQYAQIHFRTEENLLKTVEYPDLKAHKKEHLAYRKKIVDLCKHTMLGFHDVPEELLRYLHDWWSDHILVEDMKYRDFLQS
- the rsmB gene encoding 16S rRNA (cytosine(967)-C(5))-methyltransferase RsmB → MRKENSRVVAARIIARWMEKGEFPDRQLADVKQDRGFITELVYGVVRRKLTLEYIEQKFVHRRPENLILAALHVGVYQLCFMDNVEEFAAINESVGVIKASRHRDAARAAGMVNAVLRNVQDEKEAILKNLERQDDDIRTSHPEPLVYRWRKQYGERDTRRLCEWNNIPPETIIRVETTKVTPSNFMKELELAGIDAKPHPFQCLETFITLPRGVPVFKVPGYDQGWFTVQDPATSASVELLDPMPGESILDACAAPGGKTAMIAGMMEGEGELVAMDVHDDRLETLRDTVKRTGWNFIEIVKGDAGRGFPASGKTFDAVLLDVPCMNTGVLRRRADARWRFTRDRIEMLKKTQWKILTAMSKSVKPGGRLVYSTCSLEQEENEELVSRWVRENKDWRLAKAKRLFPPKSGTDGAYAALLVRARD
- a CDS encoding DUF481 domain-containing protein, giving the protein MQKVVSVFCFMALIVFPVMGNTVLVLSNGDRLKGAAVHEKNGVIHFTSDVLGKMTLQKSQVKEIIPPPPAKTHAAQTPAAAPVKLVAVPAVKAVAKQAAPKKEAAKAAPKPKKYWSGNIGVSVNTHHAEYQQRAGSNLKRYEKDTDYLRLTTKVKWDRGRHHLEWNGSYVYSEVNENKNNDLYRWSQRYRCDLTDEWFGQSETSYEHNYLRILSKEVQQFSGLGWRPVKQPLLTLDVVPGVNYYYRDQADEQTEGVSPGFQQNLTSKLSQDLTLFQGFTYTGYPDQYYYKFNAGLNNRLIKNLSLRLEYKYEMDANVEDGADPFKQRQLISSIQYRF
- a CDS encoding class I SAM-dependent methyltransferase — translated: MKALDVNLRNEAVRWQEKLFRRSLRRQTRLCKLRQLLGTTANQDCLEITAGDGVISQQLRLDGGNWKTMVTDSAARDAMQFFVEHPISVFEDNTIDLPDHSFDAVVIVDALERVLADRALIRECHRVLRPDGRLVITAQRKLHFCLGSCPIRALLGLSWRRKGMARPGYTTREFFDVLKDGFDVPETITYSTCCVEGLGLFCEAAANKLAGGPYNMPSVDTDTEQFYHYTKLYTFGTVVYPLMWLFSKIEKAMGCILPGHNMAAKTKRRVWRERRTPQLIDGRSIAEAALNTKIGTAAPF
- a CDS encoding TIGR00266 family protein; the protein is MNSHEVDYEILGDDLQVVEVELDPGETVIAEAGAMNYMEEGIAFEAKMGDGSNPNEGFMGKLMSVGKRALTGESIFMTHFTNIGSGKKRVSFSAPYPGKIQALDLSQIGGRFICQKDAFLCAAKGTNVSIAFTQRMGAGFFGGEGFILQKLEGDGMAFVHAGGTIVRKELAGESLKVDTGCIVGFSGNIDYSIERAGSLKSMFFGGEGLFLATLRGTGTVYLQSLPFSRLCDRILAHAPVQNNGRRQGEGSVLGVVGDLIGGR
- a CDS encoding DUF4346 domain-containing protein; its protein translation is MSETIGKCLGIPIRIHDDRKIVCCDDLEFPCGWKEGDGYFLVRLYEGVICVGWVNGNHEMNIEFRGSDPDNLIREVTRQDFVDKPHAAYIAAEIMLAYRCLVDGSEYVQR
- a CDS encoding ACT domain-containing protein — encoded protein: MITAKHCKEVSVRVFNDIGILAQLTRIVADKGVNIRAAAAWVEDGNKGVVRLVTDDNLRAVDALRAHNYAPEEVNSVEVSMEHSPGMLSRVCEKIGNGGVNIQYLYASAPVSDETCLAVLSTDDNDRALVLLNQ
- a CDS encoding SixA phosphatase family protein, whose translation is MKTLVLVRHGKAAHRHGGEDIDRPLTHRGRADSEQMAEKFHELGVQVHAVLSSPALRAETTAKCFADWAVLPVGLDERLYDAGVPDLLDVVQGAEDFQETILLVGHNPGISEFLRVLLDRHHGDMPAASVAVINFDVPEWVDVVAGSGDLEWFMDPKILEAENETA
- the ald gene encoding alanine dehydrogenase, whose protein sequence is MKIGVPREIKKDEYRTAMLPVGVQLLTQDGHTVLIEKDTGLGSGFTNNEYQQAGAQIVDTAADIYDRADMVVKVKEPQPEEIALLRRNQIVFCYFHFASSRELTFQCLDRGISAVAYETLTDDHGGLPLLTPMSEVAGKMSVQEGAKCLERPVMGRGILLGGVAGVAPANVLVLGGGVVGSNAAHVAAGLGANVTIMDINLDRLRRLDEIMPPNVTTIYCEPHAIEQYALEADLIIGAVLIPGAKAPSLVPRSLVKKMERGAAIVDVCIDQGGCCETSKPTTHSKPVYIVDNVVHYCVTNMPGAVGRTSSHALCNATLAWCRELAGLGLDGFLAKGPGRAAALNMRDGRITCPAVANAFD